Within Streptomyces sp. NBC_00704, the genomic segment AACGCCAGCGCACCCAGATCGCCCGCGCCCTCGCCCAGGAACCCCGCGAACTCCTCCTCGACGAACCCACCAACCACCTCGACATCCAGCACCAGCTCGACCTGCTGGACCTCGTCGCGAGCCTGCCGGTCACCACCGTGATCGCCCTGCACGACCTCAACCTCGCCGCGATGTACTGCGACCGCCTGCTCGTCCTGCGCGACGGCCGCGCCGTCGCGGAAGGCACCCCGGCCGAGGTCCTCACCACCACCCTCATCCAGCAGGTCTACGGCGTCCGCGCCGAGGTCACCCACGACCCCGGTCATCCGGTGATCCGCTTCCTGCGTCCGGCGACCCATGACGAATTCCCCACAGTGAGAGGAGCTGGGACGAGTGACGTCTCGACAGACAGCTGAAGAAGGGCGCCCGGAGCACACCCCGGCCCCGCCGGCACCGTGCCGCATCGTCGTCTGCCGGGACTGCTGCTGCGGAACCCCGAAGGTGACCGGAGTCGATCACGACCGCCAGACCGCGCGCCTGGCCGAGAACGCTCCCGTACGCATCGCGGCCTGCCTCGACGTGTGCGAACACGCCAACGTGATCGTCGTCCAGCCCTCCGCCGCCGCCCGCGCCGCCGGAGCCCGCCCGGTCTGGCTCGGCCTCGTCAACGACCCCGACGCCACCGACGACATCGCCGCCTGGGTGCAAGCCGGCGGCCCCGGCACAGCCCCCTGCCCCGACATCCTCGACCTCTACGCCTTCACCCCGCCCCGCAGGGCGCGATGACCACGTACGCCGACGCTCGCTGCGCCGACGGCCGGCTGTCCGGCGGGGTTGCAACGGCCTGGTTCGTGTGCGGAAGTGCACTTGACCATGTCGCCTACGGGCGCGAGGACGGCTCTCCATCCTCACTGTGTGCGGCGTCGGCAGGAGGGCCCTTCGGTACGGCGGCACGTGGGCTCTTGCGGGTCCGCCGACCGATTCCCGGCAGTGTGTCGCTGTAGTGGAACGCCCCGATCCTGTCGTCGCGCTGTGCGTTGAGCCGGTGGATCAGAACCATTCCCGCGATGATCACGAGAATGATCACGACCACGGTGACGAAGGTCTCCACGTCCTCACCTCCTCGGGGCGTAGCTCGGGATCCCGGTCGCGGCTCTGTCCGCCGAAGCGGCTCCGCCGTCCGTCTCCCATGCGACTTCCCGGCCACGAGCCTCTGCCGTGTCCTGGCTGATGGCCTCGTCGGTGATCAGAGCGCCGGCGGTGCGGACGCCTCCCGGAACGGTCGCCGCTGCCATCAGCCGGGCGGCGGCGGCAGGGTCCGCTTCCGGAGGGATCACCAGCAGGTCCAGGCGGCCCACCGTGTAGGAGAAGAGGATCACTTTGTTCGGGTCCTGCTCGGCGGCGAACCAGCCGACATGCACCGTGTGGCCCGTGACGGGGACCTTGCGTGGGATGACGGGCCAGTGGGTCGGGTTCACGGTGACGTGGGTGATCCGGCCCCAGCACGCGTCCAGTGCGTCCGTCAGTGTGCGGATCTCGCGGCGGAGATCACGGGAGCGGGGCCACCATGCGCCGTCCAGGAGACCTGGAACCGAACCGGTCGGGGTCAGGGACAGCCGGGCCGACGCCGAAGGAAGGCGCTCTTCGATGATCGTGGGTTCGATGGTCGCGGTCATGACGCGGACCCGTCCCCGGGCCTCCTCGCGGAGGCCGGCGTTGTTGCTCACCGGGAACGACACCGACATGGCGGCCGGTGTGCGAAGTACTCCCGGTCCTTTCACTCTACGCCGCTGCATCGGTCCCGGGACGTGTGCGTGAGCAGGCATTTCACCGACGGGCCACGGATCTGCCGGCCGCCTTCGGCCAAGGGCAGAGCGGCGACGAGTGCGCTCGCGGTCAGCGGCGGGCCGTCGTAGCCCGATGCGGCCGCCAGCGGCCGACGGTGTGGCCGACGCCGGAGTCCCGTCGGCGCCCCGGGAACTGTTCGTGATCGACCGAGCGGGCATCCGTCATCGGGCGCCGGCCGGTGGCTTCGGCGGTCATCGGAACAGCACTCCCCCCTCGTACTGCTTGACGATGTTCACGGCGATCGCCGTCACCACGGCGGGCGACAGGCGGTGCGCGGTCGAAGCACAGGACTTCGCTTCGCCGCGTCGCGGTCGGGCACGCCGGCCGAGGTGACCATGACGAACAGCGGTAGCTCCGGTTCTCCGAGCCGTGCGACCCGTCCTTCCCGCGCATCATCTCCGCGCCGGACGTTCACGGATCAGCTCCGCGACACATGGCGTCCTGACTGCCGTGAAGGGCTCACCGATTGACGCTCACCGTGGAGGTTCCCATGCTGTAGGAGGGGAGTGGAAGGGACCACGGCCGTGAGTAGTGGACAGAGTGATCTTCCCCGGCTGCTGACAGCGGCGGAGACGGCGGCACCGGTGGGCGCCGTCGATGTGGTCGCCGAGCACCTGCGGCGGCGTTTCGAGGCCACGAAGGTCTCTTTTCTCATCGTCGACCTGACGGGAAAGTCGGTAGTGCGGCTGTCCACCGCCGGGGTGGTCGAGGGCGGGCGGGAAGCGGAGCGGATTCCCATGTTCGGCAGCGCCTATGAGCAGGTGGTCTGCACCCAGCGGCTGTACCAGGAGGTGAGCGGCCAAGGACAGCGGGTGATCGTGCCGGTCACCAACCGGGGGGACGCGATCGGGCTGCTGGAAGTGCTGCTGCCGGCCGATGCCGGTGAGGGCGTCCTCGAAGGCGTCAAGGAAGCAGCCCACGCCCTGGCCTACATAGTGATCGCCAACGGACGCTTCACCGACCTGTACACCTGGGGCAAACGCTCCCGTCCTCCCACCCTGGC encodes:
- a CDS encoding (2Fe-2S) ferredoxin domain-containing protein codes for the protein MTSRQTAEEGRPEHTPAPPAPCRIVVCRDCCCGTPKVTGVDHDRQTARLAENAPVRIAACLDVCEHANVIVVQPSAAARAAGARPVWLGLVNDPDATDDIAAWVQAGGPGTAPCPDILDLYAFTPPRRAR
- a CDS encoding DUF5994 family protein; amino-acid sequence: MTATIEPTIIEERLPSASARLSLTPTGSVPGLLDGAWWPRSRDLRREIRTLTDALDACWGRITHVTVNPTHWPVIPRKVPVTGHTVHVGWFAAEQDPNKVILFSYTVGRLDLLVIPPEADPAAAARLMAAATVPGGVRTAGALITDEAISQDTAEARGREVAWETDGGAASADRAATGIPSYAPRR